The following proteins come from a genomic window of Megalops cyprinoides isolate fMegCyp1 chromosome 6, fMegCyp1.pri, whole genome shotgun sequence:
- the uts2b gene encoding prepro-urotensin II-beta codes for MMCKLLLSWALILAASGSVFSHPITDSGEVSYSGPVSMEEGRAVGPEDLSLSDQAYLSQSRTGLGYPSLLAGELGRDGIRSVAYLPREAVKEVLLEKQSRLHPFARFLGTRKQYRKRGSTSECFWKYCV; via the exons ATGATGTGCAAGCTGCTCCTGTCCTGGGCCCTGATTCTCGCTGCCTCTGGGTCCGTCTTCTCACACCCCATCACAGACTCCGGAGAGGTCTCTTACTCAGGGCCAG TGTCAATGGAGGAGGGCAGAGCGGTTGGTCCAGAGGATTTGTCCCTGTCTGACCAGGCTTACCTGTCCCAGAGCAGGACAGGTTTAGGCTACCCCTCCCTATTGGCTGGGGAGCTCGGCAGAGATG GTATCAGATCAGTAGCATACCTCCCCAGAGAGGCAGTGAAAGAG GTCCTCctggagaaacagagcagacTGCATCCCTTCGCTCGCTTCCTGGGCACCAGGAAACAgtacaggaagagaggaagcaCCTCTGAGTGCTTCTGGAAGTACTGTGTCTGA